From the Bacillota bacterium genome, one window contains:
- the mnmG gene encoding tRNA uridine-5-carboxymethylaminomethyl(34) synthesis enzyme MnmG, with translation MFDAIVIGGGHAGAESVLALARLHKKTLLITGNFSMISSMPCNPSIGGPAKGTLVREIDALGGEMGKNTDKTTLQMKMLNNSKGPAVRALRAQSDKVLYPREMRLTLEKQDDLEMIEAYVQHLMIEGNKVIGVVLEDGSSYLSKTVIITTGTYMEGAILIGNTKTTSGPDKQKASLGLSQHLRDLGIKTFRLKTGTPPRVKRDSVDFSKMELSPGDGFIHHFSFDKSYLRPLEKEWPCYLIHTKKETHGIIFDNLQKSAMYGGLVKGVGPRYCPSIEDKLVRFADKERHQLFIEPESQFIDEVYLQGFSTSMPFDVQELMVKSLPGLENAEIAKYAYAIEYDAIEPTSLWPTLESKVIENLYFAGQVNGTSGYEEAAAQGLMAGLNASLKIDQLPPLILRRDEAYIGVLIDDLVTKGTKEPYRMLTSRAEFRLLLRHDNADLRLTDYGYNIGLISKERYRLFQEKRNMINLEKERLSQTYLTPTKEVNNYLELNHLPLLKAKTSLYDLLKRPEMTYEYLSGLFQIKQELDSEVTEQVEINIKYEGYITKAIKEAEKLKKEEEIRIPENIDYNEVTNLALEARSKLNKIKPLTIGQASRISGVNPSDIQMLLISIKTKKE, from the coding sequence ATGTTTGATGCAATTGTCATTGGCGGAGGACATGCTGGGGCCGAAAGTGTATTAGCACTTGCTAGACTTCATAAAAAAACATTGCTCATTACGGGCAATTTTTCGATGATTTCTTCTATGCCTTGTAACCCATCTATTGGAGGCCCAGCAAAAGGAACTCTTGTAAGAGAAATTGATGCTTTGGGTGGCGAAATGGGTAAAAACACCGATAAAACGACTTTACAAATGAAGATGTTAAATAATTCAAAAGGGCCTGCGGTTAGAGCACTGCGTGCCCAATCAGATAAAGTTTTATATCCAAGAGAAATGCGTCTCACGTTAGAAAAACAAGATGATTTAGAGATGATTGAAGCATATGTCCAACATTTAATGATTGAAGGAAATAAAGTCATAGGAGTAGTTTTGGAAGATGGATCCTCGTATTTAAGTAAAACAGTTATTATTACAACTGGCACTTATATGGAAGGTGCAATTTTAATCGGAAACACAAAAACAACTTCAGGACCAGATAAACAAAAAGCTTCTCTTGGATTAAGCCAACATTTAAGAGATTTAGGTATCAAAACCTTTCGATTAAAAACAGGTACACCGCCAAGAGTTAAAAGAGATAGTGTTGATTTTTCTAAAATGGAATTAAGTCCAGGAGATGGATTTATCCACCATTTTAGTTTTGATAAATCTTATTTACGTCCTTTAGAAAAAGAATGGCCTTGTTATTTAATTCATACAAAAAAGGAAACTCACGGCATTATCTTTGATAATTTACAAAAGTCTGCCATGTATGGCGGATTAGTAAAAGGAGTTGGGCCAAGATATTGTCCTTCGATTGAAGATAAATTAGTTCGCTTTGCGGACAAGGAAAGACATCAATTATTTATTGAACCAGAAAGCCAATTTATTGATGAAGTGTATTTACAAGGATTTTCAACTTCAATGCCTTTTGATGTTCAAGAATTAATGGTAAAATCTCTTCCAGGACTTGAAAATGCAGAAATCGCAAAATATGCTTATGCAATTGAATATGATGCAATTGAACCGACAAGTTTATGGCCAACTTTAGAATCAAAAGTCATTGAAAATTTATATTTTGCGGGACAAGTCAATGGCACAAGCGGATACGAAGAAGCCGCGGCACAAGGACTTATGGCGGGATTGAATGCCAGTCTAAAAATAGATCAATTACCACCGCTTATTTTACGAAGAGATGAAGCGTATATTGGTGTATTGATTGATGATCTTGTCACAAAAGGAACAAAAGAGCCTTATAGAATGTTAACATCAAGAGCCGAATTTAGATTGTTATTGCGTCATGATAATGCCGATTTAAGATTAACAGATTATGGATATAACATTGGATTAATTTCTAAGGAACGATACCGGCTATTTCAAGAAAAAAGAAACATGATTAATTTAGAAAAGGAAAGATTGTCTCAAACGTATCTTACCCCTACAAAAGAGGTCAATAATTATCTTGAATTGAATCATTTACCTTTATTAAAAGCAAAAACAAGTCTTTACGATTTGTTGAAAAGGCCTGAAATGACTTATGAATATTTATCTGGACTATTCCAAATCAAACAAGAGTTAGACTCAGAAGTAACAGAACAAGTTGAAATTAATATTAAATATGAAGGCTACATCACCAAAGCAATCAAAGAAGCTGAAAAATTAAAAAAAGAAGAAGAAATTAGAATTCCTGAAAATATTGATTACAATGAAGTGACTAATTTAGCGCTTGAAGCAAGAAGTAAATTAAATAAAATTAAACCACTAACCATTGGACAAGCTTCAAGAATTAGTGGAGTAAATCCTTCAGATATTCAAATGTTATTAATCTCAATTAAAACAAAAAAAGAATGA
- a CDS encoding Cof-type HAD-IIB family hydrolase: MALVFLDLDGTLIDDGKPASMVKEAIIALKENGHIPIIATGRIPYLLEGVKNELGIDSYIAANGSYIYHMGKVIYEKYIPKEVVKRFVDAIDELHSDMAMEGVNDYVAYRKETDLVHLFSDTFSVKYPEVDRNFYLNNEILAFMIFEDETALRLRSQFPELLFNKTNQFGYDVNIKGDLKADGVRVMLQYLNYTKDDVYAIGDGYNDISMFQAVQVGIAMGNSNQAVKNAATYVTTSVTENGVYNALKKYKLI; this comes from the coding sequence ATGGCACTAGTATTTTTAGATTTAGATGGAACATTAATTGATGATGGAAAACCAGCTTCAATGGTTAAAGAAGCCATCATCGCTTTAAAAGAAAATGGACATATTCCTATTATTGCGACCGGTAGGATTCCTTATCTGCTAGAAGGCGTTAAAAACGAATTAGGAATTGATTCATATATTGCCGCAAATGGAAGTTATATCTATCATATGGGAAAAGTTATTTATGAAAAATATATACCAAAAGAAGTAGTCAAACGATTTGTAGATGCGATTGATGAACTCCATTCTGATATGGCAATGGAAGGCGTCAATGATTACGTAGCATATCGAAAAGAAACGGATTTGGTTCATCTTTTCTCAGATACGTTTAGCGTTAAATATCCTGAAGTAGATAGAAACTTTTATCTTAACAATGAAATTTTAGCTTTTATGATTTTTGAAGATGAAACTGCTTTAAGATTAAGAAGTCAATTTCCAGAACTTTTGTTTAATAAAACAAATCAATTTGGATATGACGTAAACATTAAAGGAGATTTAAAAGCGGATGGAGTCCGGGTAATGCTTCAGTATTTAAATTATACCAAAGACGATGTTTACGCTATCGGCGATGGCTACAATGACATTTCAATGTTTCAAGCAGTACAGGTTGGAATTGCGATGGGAAACTCAAATCAAGCAGTGAAAAATGCAGCAACTTACGTAACGACTTCGGTAACAGAAAATGGCGTTTATAACGCCTTGAAAAAGTATAAACTAATCTAA